In Nitrobacteraceae bacterium AZCC 1564, the following proteins share a genomic window:
- a CDS encoding phosphoribosylamine--glycine ligase (product_source=KO:K01945; cath_funfam=3.30.1490.20,3.30.470.20,3.40.50.20,3.90.600.10; cog=COG0151; ko=KO:K01945; pfam=PF01071,PF02843,PF02844; smart=SM01209,SM01210; superfamily=51246,52440,56059; tigrfam=TIGR00877), whose translation MNILLLGSGGREHALAWKMAASPLLTKLWCAPGNAGIAQDAECIALDITNHSAVIEFCKANGIDLVMVGPEAPLAAGIVDDLAAASIKAFGPSKAASQLESSKGFTKDLCKAANIPTAAYERFRDADAAKAYIRKQGAPIVVKADGLAAGKGVVVAMTVAEAEAAIDMMLGGGLGAAGAEAVVEEFLEGEEASFFVLCDGDHALPLAAAQDHKRAFDGDQGPNTGGMGAYSPAPVMTDAMIARTMDEIITPTLRAMKANGMPYKGVLFAGLMITKDGPKLIEYNVRFGDPETQVLMMRMMSDLVPALQASIDGELKHFDLRWYPEPALTVVMAAKGYPGDYAKGTLIEGLGEAAKVEGVEIFHAGTKSDGGKILANGGRVLNVTATGTTVSEAQRRAYEAVDRIKWPEGFCRRDIGWQAIAREKLK comes from the coding sequence ATGAATATCCTTCTCCTCGGTTCCGGCGGGCGTGAGCACGCACTGGCCTGGAAAATGGCGGCTTCGCCGCTCCTCACGAAGCTCTGGTGCGCGCCGGGCAATGCCGGCATAGCGCAGGACGCGGAGTGCATCGCGCTCGACATCACCAATCACTCTGCGGTGATCGAGTTTTGCAAGGCGAACGGCATCGACCTCGTCATGGTGGGCCCTGAAGCTCCACTCGCTGCGGGCATCGTCGATGATCTCGCGGCCGCCAGCATCAAGGCATTTGGTCCGAGCAAGGCCGCTTCGCAACTGGAAAGCTCGAAGGGTTTTACCAAGGATCTATGTAAAGCAGCCAACATTCCAACAGCCGCTTATGAGCGTTTCCGCGACGCCGACGCGGCCAAGGCTTACATCCGGAAGCAGGGCGCACCGATTGTCGTGAAGGCCGACGGGCTCGCCGCGGGCAAGGGCGTCGTCGTTGCGATGACTGTCGCTGAAGCTGAAGCCGCCATCGATATGATGCTCGGCGGCGGTCTTGGGGCAGCCGGCGCCGAAGCCGTGGTGGAGGAATTTCTCGAAGGCGAGGAAGCGTCCTTCTTCGTCCTGTGCGATGGCGATCATGCATTGCCGCTTGCTGCCGCGCAGGATCACAAGCGCGCGTTCGATGGCGATCAGGGGCCAAACACTGGCGGCATGGGGGCCTATTCGCCTGCGCCTGTCATGACCGATGCCATGATCGCACGCACTATGGATGAGATCATTACGCCGACGTTGCGTGCGATGAAGGCGAATGGCATGCCTTACAAGGGCGTGCTGTTTGCGGGGCTGATGATCACCAAGGATGGCCCGAAGCTGATCGAATACAACGTACGCTTCGGCGATCCGGAAACGCAGGTGCTGATGATGCGGATGATGTCGGACCTCGTCCCGGCCCTGCAGGCATCGATCGATGGCGAACTGAAGCATTTCGATCTGCGCTGGTATCCAGAGCCTGCGCTGACCGTCGTGATGGCGGCGAAAGGTTATCCCGGTGACTATGCCAAGGGTACATTGATCGAGGGGCTCGGCGAGGCAGCGAAGGTCGAGGGTGTCGAGATTTTCCATGCCGGTACGAAGTCGGATGGCGGAAAGATTCTGGCCAATGGCGGACGTGTGCTGAACGTCACAGCCACTGGGACGACAGTGAGCGAGGCGCAACGCCGCGCTTACGAGGCGGTCGACCGCATCAAGTGGCCTGAGGGTTTCTGCCGCCGCGATATTGGTTGGCAGGCGATTGCGAGGGAAAAGCTAAAATAA
- a CDS encoding haloacetate dehalogenase (product_source=KO:K01561; cath_funfam=3.40.50.1820; cog=COG0596; ko=KO:K01561; pfam=PF00561; superfamily=53474), with protein MSDLADLFPGFASEWIDTKFGRIFARIGGEGPPLLLLHGYPQTHVMWHRVAPELAKKFTLIIPDLPGYGWSDIPKTDADHTPFTKRAMAQVMVAMMGKLGHVRFALAGHDRGGRVAYRLALDHPGRLSHCAVLDILPTYEYWAKMNRSFALKIYHWSFLAQPYPLPENLIQSNPDDYFGRTFKSWAKAGRPNPFDPRAVQHYLTAFRDPLRIHAACEDYRAGAYADFEHDKADREAGHKITVPMLALWGGAGIAASGATPLDTWRNWAIDVRGTPIDAGHFLAEENPQATADALLKFFSE; from the coding sequence ATGTCTGATCTCGCCGATCTGTTTCCAGGTTTTGCGTCCGAATGGATCGACACGAAGTTCGGCCGCATTTTCGCGCGGATCGGCGGCGAGGGGCCTCCGCTGTTGCTGCTGCATGGCTATCCGCAGACGCACGTGATGTGGCATCGCGTGGCGCCTGAGCTTGCGAAGAAGTTCACGCTGATCATTCCCGATCTGCCAGGATATGGCTGGTCCGACATTCCGAAGACCGACGCGGATCATACGCCGTTTACAAAGCGGGCGATGGCGCAGGTGATGGTCGCGATGATGGGAAAACTGGGCCATGTCCGCTTCGCGCTGGCCGGACATGATCGCGGCGGCCGTGTGGCCTATCGTCTGGCGCTCGATCATCCAGGCCGGTTGTCGCACTGCGCTGTGCTCGATATCCTTCCGACCTATGAGTATTGGGCGAAGATGAATCGCAGCTTCGCGCTGAAAATCTACCATTGGTCATTTCTGGCACAGCCGTATCCCCTGCCTGAAAATCTGATCCAGTCGAATCCGGATGATTACTTTGGTCGGACATTCAAGAGCTGGGCGAAAGCCGGCAGACCGAACCCGTTCGATCCGCGCGCGGTGCAGCACTATCTGACGGCGTTTCGTGATCCGCTTCGCATTCATGCGGCTTGCGAAGACTATCGTGCAGGCGCCTATGCCGATTTCGAGCACGACAAGGCTGATCGCGAGGCGGGACACAAGATCACGGTGCCGATGCTGGCGCTGTGGGGCGGCGCCGGCATTGCAGCGTCAGGTGCGACACCGCTCGATACTTGGCGCAACTGGGCCATTGACGTGCGCGGCACGCCGATCGATGCGGGGCATTTCCTGGCGGAAGAGAATCCACAGGCCACCGCCGATGCGCTGCTCAAATTTTTCTCGGAGTAA
- a CDS encoding GNAT superfamily N-acetyltransferase (product_source=COG0454; cath_funfam=3.40.630.30; cog=COG0454; pfam=PF00583; superfamily=55729) has protein sequence MALREARREDIRRVVEMLADDDIARSREDLTGDMAPYHAAFDAIAADANNTLYVWDENGAVMGCLQLTFLPGISYQGAWIAQVEGVRVDSSLRGTGIGEKMMEAVIAKSKERGCKQLQLTTNKRRSNAQRFYSRLGFVGSHEGMKLAL, from the coding sequence ATGGCATTGCGTGAAGCTCGGCGCGAAGATATTCGGCGCGTTGTCGAGATGCTGGCCGATGATGATATCGCGCGCAGCCGGGAGGACCTGACCGGTGACATGGCGCCTTATCACGCCGCGTTCGACGCCATCGCGGCTGATGCGAACAATACGCTTTATGTCTGGGATGAGAATGGCGCCGTCATGGGCTGTCTTCAACTCACGTTCCTGCCCGGGATTTCTTATCAGGGTGCCTGGATCGCACAGGTGGAAGGCGTGCGCGTCGATAGTTCTCTCCGCGGCACAGGCATCGGCGAGAAGATGATGGAAGCGGTCATCGCCAAGTCGAAAGAACGCGGCTGCAAACAGTTGCAGCTGACCACCAACAAGCGGCGGAGCAATGCGCAGCGCTTCTACAGCCGGCTTGGCTTCGTGGGCTCACATGAGGGCATGAAGCTGGCGCTTTAG
- a CDS encoding tRNA(adenine34) deaminase (product_source=KO:K11991; cath_funfam=3.40.140.10; cog=COG0590; ko=KO:K11991; pfam=PF14437; superfamily=53927): MTAQSFMDLALEQAQIAETSGEVPIGCVIVRDGKVLARAGNRTLTDRDPTAHAEILAIREAARLIGSERLVDCDLYVTLEPCTMCAAAISFARIRRLYYGAADPKGGAVDSGVRFFASPTCHHAPEIYPSVGESEAAGLLKNFFKARR; encoded by the coding sequence ATGACGGCGCAATCTTTCATGGATTTGGCCCTGGAACAGGCCCAGATCGCGGAAACATCCGGCGAGGTGCCAATCGGATGCGTCATCGTCCGCGATGGCAAGGTCCTCGCACGGGCGGGAAACCGCACGCTGACCGACAGGGACCCGACAGCGCACGCCGAGATTCTGGCGATCCGTGAGGCCGCTCGTCTGATTGGCAGCGAACGCCTTGTCGATTGCGATCTCTATGTCACCTTGGAGCCCTGCACCATGTGTGCCGCAGCCATCTCCTTCGCGCGCATCCGGCGGCTGTATTACGGGGCCGCGGATCCGAAAGGCGGCGCGGTCGACAGCGGGGTCCGGTTTTTCGCTTCCCCCACCTGCCACCATGCGCCGGAGATCTACCCTTCCGTCGGCGAGAGCGAGGCCGCCGGATTGCTGAAGAACTTCTTCAAGGCGCGGCGTTAG
- a CDS encoding hypothetical protein (product_source=Hypo-rule applied): MRNLAQESGSRCKRYFYEEERVSSKTGVAEGAVITEFFAGNET, encoded by the coding sequence ATGCGCAATCTGGCGCAGGAATCCGGCTCACGTTGCAAACGCTACTTCTACGAGGAAGAGCGGGTTTCGAGCAAAACCGGTGTGGCTGAAGGCGCTGTCATAACAGAGTTCTTTGCAGGAAACGAGACATGA
- a CDS encoding 23S rRNA pseudouridine2605 synthase (product_source=KO:K06178; cath_funfam=3.10.290.10,3.30.70.1560,3.30.70.580; cog=COG1187; ko=KO:K06178; pfam=PF00849,PF01479; smart=SM00363; superfamily=55120,55174; tigrfam=TIGR00093) — protein MPRDNNKNNGRPPRRGAGEGYKGGGKGRSGGGRPARSVGPRGADKKFGDRKFGDKRPAGDKRPASRAYGGKSEGFRKDGDRPRFSRDERPNRGPRKDFGARDQGERRSFKPREERGERSFGGRSRADDRAPRAERSDSRPSRAGSFGDKKFGEKRPYTPRGEGRDARPARFDRGDRPRFNRDEGGERGARRPPRRDFGQGEDRSNEKPWESRAPRRDDARRTDRSRDDRGSGDRPRFSRSRDDRPERDGRKGFGRPRFEREHEDRAPRGRNDWQEHPRSERRERGSHEDRPRRDNEDDSRIFTKRPAFGGRGAYRERKPDQDKRAPRAVPEKKKTGDRIAKVVARAGVCSRRDAEEWITQGRVAVNGRVITSPALDVTTRDVITIDGKPLPERERTRLFLYHKPRGLMTTHDDPEGRPTVFDNLPEGLPRLISVGRLDFNTEGLLLLTNDGGLARSLELPDTGWLRRYRVRAHGDVTQAQLDELKKGVEVDGVKYGSIEATLERDQGSNVWIVFAIREGKNREVRNVMAHLGLEVNRLIRVSYGPFQLGEIEEGQVEEIRSRVLREQLGEKIVKMSGSQFDAPTHEAEEKMPRGKGSIKPKREVVADRKGRRVLVQRTGSDDARARNEERAAGGPPRRPRGGYKGKRDIKPEIDFTED, from the coding sequence ATGCCCCGCGACAACAATAAAAACAACGGCCGTCCGCCGCGCCGCGGAGCGGGGGAGGGCTACAAGGGCGGCGGCAAGGGCCGATCCGGAGGCGGGCGCCCAGCCCGTTCCGTAGGGCCACGCGGCGCCGACAAGAAATTCGGAGATCGAAAGTTCGGCGACAAGCGTCCGGCCGGTGATAAGCGCCCGGCGTCGAGGGCCTATGGCGGCAAGAGTGAGGGCTTCCGCAAGGATGGTGATCGCCCGCGTTTCAGCCGGGACGAGCGCCCGAACCGCGGCCCACGCAAGGATTTCGGTGCGCGCGATCAGGGTGAGCGACGATCGTTCAAACCGCGGGAGGAGCGTGGAGAACGTTCCTTCGGTGGGCGTAGCCGAGCAGATGATCGTGCGCCGCGCGCTGAGCGCAGTGACTCCCGCCCGAGCCGTGCCGGTAGCTTCGGCGACAAGAAGTTCGGAGAGAAGCGGCCTTACACACCACGTGGTGAAGGCCGCGATGCCCGGCCAGCGCGCTTTGATCGTGGCGACAGGCCGCGTTTTAACCGGGATGAAGGTGGTGAGCGCGGTGCTCGTCGTCCGCCCCGCAGGGATTTCGGACAGGGTGAAGATCGCAGCAACGAGAAGCCGTGGGAGAGCCGTGCACCCCGCCGCGACGATGCGCGACGGACCGACAGATCACGTGACGATCGTGGTTCGGGCGATCGCCCGCGTTTTTCACGATCGCGCGACGATCGGCCGGAGCGAGACGGGCGCAAAGGCTTCGGACGTCCGCGCTTTGAGCGTGAGCACGAGGATCGTGCGCCGCGCGGACGGAACGACTGGCAGGAACATCCGCGTAGCGAACGTCGTGAGCGCGGCAGTCATGAAGACCGTCCGCGTCGCGACAATGAAGATGACAGCAGGATCTTCACCAAGCGTCCGGCGTTCGGTGGACGTGGTGCTTATCGCGAGCGCAAGCCCGATCAGGACAAGCGGGCCCCGCGTGCTGTGCCGGAGAAAAAGAAGACCGGCGATCGCATCGCCAAGGTCGTCGCGCGGGCCGGCGTTTGCTCGCGGCGGGATGCCGAGGAGTGGATCACGCAGGGCCGTGTTGCGGTCAACGGCCGGGTCATCACATCGCCTGCGCTTGATGTCACGACGCGCGATGTCATCACGATCGACGGCAAGCCGTTGCCGGAGCGTGAGCGCACGCGGCTGTTCCTCTATCACAAGCCGCGCGGCTTGATGACGACCCACGACGATCCCGAGGGCCGGCCCACGGTGTTCGACAATTTGCCGGAAGGCTTACCGCGGCTGATCAGCGTTGGACGGCTCGACTTCAACACTGAGGGCTTGCTCCTTCTGACCAATGACGGTGGGCTCGCTCGTTCGCTGGAACTGCCGGATACCGGCTGGCTGCGGCGCTATCGTGTCCGTGCCCATGGTGATGTGACACAGGCCCAACTCGACGAATTGAAGAAGGGCGTTGAGGTCGATGGCGTGAAGTACGGTTCGATCGAGGCGACGCTGGAGCGCGATCAAGGCTCTAACGTCTGGATCGTGTTCGCCATCCGCGAGGGCAAGAACCGCGAGGTGCGCAACGTGATGGCGCACCTTGGTCTCGAAGTGAACCGCCTGATCCGTGTGTCTTACGGCCCGTTCCAACTGGGCGAGATCGAAGAAGGACAGGTCGAGGAGATCCGCAGCCGCGTGTTGCGCGAGCAGCTTGGCGAAAAGATCGTCAAGATGTCAGGGTCACAGTTCGATGCGCCGACACACGAGGCAGAAGAAAAGATGCCGCGCGGGAAAGGCAGCATCAAGCCCAAGAGAGAGGTTGTCGCCGATCGCAAGGGACGCCGGGTGCTTGTTCAACGCACCGGAAGCGACGATGCACGGGCGCGCAATGAGGAGCGGGCCGCAGGAGGCCCGCCACGCCGTCCGCGAGGCGGATATAAAGGCAAGCGCGACATCAAGCCGGAAATTGATTTCACGGAAGACTGA
- a CDS encoding 16S rRNA (guanine966-N2)-methyltransferase (product_source=KO:K08316; cath_funfam=3.40.50.150; cog=COG0742; ko=KO:K08316; pfam=PF03602; superfamily=53335; tigrfam=TIGR00095): MRVVAGRLRGRNIASPSSNDIRPTQDRLRESVFNILMHAYENPVLDARVLDLFAGTGALGIEAISRGAAFTLFVDNGAEARALLRNNVEALGLGGVTKVFRRDATNLGPAYPVEPFSLAFLDPPYGRGLADKALVSMRDGKWLVPGALVVVEEWKAAALSAPDGFEELERRAYDETEFVFMRAL, encoded by the coding sequence ATGCGTGTGGTTGCTGGGCGGCTGCGGGGCCGCAATATTGCGTCACCTTCATCGAACGATATTCGACCGACGCAGGATCGTCTGCGCGAGTCGGTATTCAACATCCTGATGCACGCCTACGAAAACCCTGTGCTCGACGCGCGGGTGCTGGATCTGTTTGCCGGCACGGGCGCGCTCGGTATCGAAGCGATCTCACGTGGTGCGGCTTTCACGCTCTTTGTCGACAATGGCGCAGAAGCACGTGCCTTGCTGCGGAACAATGTCGAAGCACTGGGGCTTGGTGGCGTGACAAAAGTTTTTCGCCGCGATGCGACCAACCTCGGCCCAGCATATCCGGTCGAGCCGTTCTCCCTGGCCTTCCTCGATCCCCCCTACGGGCGCGGCCTTGCCGACAAGGCCTTGGTCTCCATGCGTGATGGAAAATGGCTGGTCCCAGGTGCGCTGGTCGTGGTCGAGGAATGGAAAGCTGCGGCGCTGAGCGCGCCGGATGGTTTCGAAGAGCTTGAGCGGCGTGCTTACGACGAGACCGAGTTCGTGTTTATGCGCGCGCTCTAG
- a CDS encoding DNA mismatch repair protein MutL (product_source=KO:K03572; cath_funfam=3.30.230.10,3.30.565.10; cog=COG0323; ko=KO:K03572; pfam=PF01119,PF08676,PF13589; smart=SM00853,SM01340; superfamily=118116,54211,55874; tigrfam=TIGR00585) — MPVRQLPEQIINRIAAGEVVERPASAVKELVENAIDAGASRVDIFTDGGGRRRITITDDGSGMTRDDLALAVDRHATSKLDDEDLLRIRTLGFRGEALPSIGAVARLGITTRHASEPHAWALNVDAGEKSDIVPAALSNGTRVEVSDLFYATPARLKFLKTDRTEAEAIREVVRRLAMARPDIAFSLSGEERAPVTWAAALPGAPGQLTRLGDILGADFRASAMEVRSERDGVVVEGFAAAPSLTRANALGQYLFVNNRPVRDKLILGAVRAAYADYLPRDRHPVVALFVTLDTQEVDANVHPAKTEVRFRNAGLVRALIVHALKDGLAREGKRTAANSDGVAITAFRPGSLPRGGWDWRRSPSYPTTAGMAFNGSTTPATSFESSSSHEFSSNVFAEAAQAVFDTGAPAADVRVNEPPPRDLLDHPLGAARAQIHENYIVTQTRDGLIVVDQHAAHERIVYERLKASLERDGVQRQMLLIPEIVEMDEASVEKLVARADELEKFGLVLESFGPGAVAVRETPSLLGKTNVASLVRDLAEHMAEWDEALPLERRLMHVAATMACHGSVRSGRILRPEEMNALLREMEVTPNSGQCNHGRPTYVELKLADIEKLFGRR; from the coding sequence ATGCCAGTCCGCCAGCTTCCCGAACAGATCATCAACCGCATCGCCGCCGGCGAAGTGGTGGAGCGCCCCGCCAGCGCGGTGAAGGAATTGGTCGAGAACGCCATCGACGCAGGCGCCAGCCGCGTCGATATTTTCACTGACGGCGGCGGACGGCGTCGCATCACCATTACCGATGACGGTTCGGGCATGACGCGCGACGATCTCGCGCTCGCTGTTGACCGCCATGCGACATCGAAACTGGACGACGAGGATCTGCTCCGCATTCGTACTCTCGGCTTTCGCGGTGAAGCATTGCCATCCATCGGTGCGGTCGCCCGGCTTGGCATCACGACGCGTCACGCCAGCGAGCCGCACGCATGGGCACTGAATGTCGATGCCGGCGAAAAATCGGACATCGTGCCTGCGGCCCTCAGCAACGGCACGCGCGTCGAGGTCAGCGACTTGTTTTACGCAACGCCGGCCCGACTCAAATTCCTCAAGACCGACCGCACCGAGGCCGAAGCCATTCGCGAAGTGGTGCGGCGGCTGGCGATGGCTCGGCCCGACATTGCGTTCTCACTGTCCGGCGAGGAGCGTGCGCCGGTGACGTGGGCTGCCGCTCTTCCCGGGGCGCCCGGACAACTGACGCGGCTTGGCGACATTCTCGGCGCCGATTTCCGCGCCAGCGCGATGGAAGTTCGCTCCGAACGTGACGGCGTCGTGGTCGAAGGTTTTGCTGCTGCACCATCGCTCACCCGCGCCAACGCGCTTGGTCAGTATCTGTTCGTCAACAACCGCCCTGTGCGCGACAAGCTCATTTTGGGCGCAGTTCGCGCAGCCTATGCTGACTACCTCCCGCGCGACCGGCACCCGGTGGTGGCGCTGTTCGTGACACTGGATACGCAGGAAGTCGATGCCAATGTGCATCCGGCCAAGACTGAAGTACGTTTCCGCAATGCCGGCCTCGTCCGCGCGCTGATTGTCCACGCACTGAAAGACGGTCTGGCGCGCGAGGGAAAACGCACCGCAGCTAATTCCGATGGTGTAGCGATCACGGCGTTCCGGCCCGGCAGCCTTCCGCGCGGCGGCTGGGACTGGCGGCGCTCGCCAAGTTATCCGACGACAGCAGGGATGGCGTTCAACGGATCAACCACTCCGGCCACGTCTTTCGAGAGCTCATCGTCTCATGAATTCTCATCGAACGTATTTGCTGAAGCCGCGCAAGCGGTGTTCGATACGGGCGCTCCCGCGGCCGACGTTCGTGTCAACGAGCCGCCGCCGCGCGATCTGCTGGATCATCCGCTCGGCGCCGCCCGCGCGCAAATCCATGAGAACTACATCGTGACCCAGACCCGCGACGGGCTCATCGTCGTCGATCAGCATGCCGCACATGAGCGCATCGTTTACGAGCGCCTGAAAGCCTCGCTTGAACGCGATGGCGTGCAGCGGCAGATGCTTCTCATTCCCGAAATCGTCGAGATGGACGAAGCCAGTGTCGAGAAGCTGGTGGCGCGCGCAGACGAACTGGAAAAATTCGGGCTCGTGCTCGAGTCGTTTGGGCCCGGCGCGGTCGCTGTGCGCGAGACGCCATCATTGCTGGGAAAAACCAATGTGGCATCGCTGGTTCGCGATCTCGCCGAGCACATGGCGGAATGGGACGAGGCATTGCCGCTCGAACGCCGCCTGATGCATGTCGCGGCGACCATGGCGTGTCATGGCTCGGTCCGCTCGGGCCGCATCCTCAGGCCGGAAGAAATGAACGCGCTGCTGCGCGAAATGGAAGTCACGCCAAATTCCGGCCAGTGCAACCACGGCCGCCCGACCTATGTCGAATTGAAGCTTGCAGATATCGAGAAGCTGTTCGGAAGACGGTAA
- a CDS encoding hypothetical protein (product_source=Hypo-rule applied; pfam=PF12158; transmembrane_helix_parts=Outside_1_6,TMhelix_7_29,Inside_30_132,TMhelix_133_155,Outside_156_169,TMhelix_170_192,Inside_193_307,TMhelix_308_327,Outside_328_330), with the protein MLSASQLLWTRIGAGVCLFMVANQIYALWKVRSRVGAGKSWSRTSGKIITSTLSQPDVPRKGGETDATVDIRYQYQVSGKSFEGKRIKFGGQGGMTRVAAEQLVAKYPIGAAVDVYYDPKSPVRSALEPRNKSSVVSHIVFLAVFSVISIVLIAHSIAGKVLTNSNGMPLFAFLLPLLAIFVGIGAFVQYIMQRKQISASMRWPTVLGKITEVGVVAEERHEDDDDGRTRITTVYRSDVQYAYAVGGREFHSNKWNWGWTAFYPDEASARAPVAEYTVGASVPVFYNPQNPEEAILEPGNKDGRGAQLIFGAMFVIAGAIMLWAFSVLQA; encoded by the coding sequence ATGTTGAGCGCTTCTCAGCTGCTGTGGACCCGTATTGGCGCGGGTGTTTGTCTGTTTATGGTGGCCAATCAGATCTATGCCCTGTGGAAGGTGCGCAGCCGGGTCGGGGCAGGAAAAAGCTGGTCGCGGACCTCCGGCAAAATCATCACTTCGACGCTTTCGCAGCCGGATGTGCCACGCAAGGGCGGTGAGACCGATGCGACGGTCGACATTCGTTATCAGTATCAGGTTTCGGGGAAGAGTTTCGAAGGCAAGCGCATCAAATTCGGTGGCCAAGGAGGCATGACGCGGGTCGCGGCGGAGCAACTCGTTGCCAAATATCCCATCGGCGCCGCCGTTGACGTCTACTATGATCCAAAGTCGCCGGTGCGCTCGGCTCTTGAACCTCGAAACAAGAGCAGTGTCGTATCGCATATTGTGTTTCTGGCTGTTTTTTCGGTCATATCGATCGTTCTCATTGCCCACTCCATTGCTGGTAAAGTCCTGACCAATTCCAATGGAATGCCGTTGTTTGCGTTCCTTCTGCCGCTGTTGGCGATCTTCGTCGGCATCGGCGCATTTGTTCAATACATCATGCAGCGCAAGCAAATCAGCGCCAGCATGAGATGGCCGACTGTCTTGGGCAAGATCACTGAGGTCGGTGTCGTTGCCGAGGAACGTCACGAAGATGATGACGACGGCAGGACACGCATCACGACTGTTTATCGATCCGATGTGCAGTATGCCTACGCCGTCGGCGGTCGCGAATTTCACAGCAATAAGTGGAATTGGGGGTGGACGGCCTTTTATCCGGACGAAGCGAGCGCAAGGGCGCCTGTCGCGGAATACACCGTCGGAGCAAGTGTCCCTGTTTTCTACAATCCGCAGAACCCGGAGGAAGCGATCCTGGAGCCGGGCAACAAGGACGGTCGCGGAGCTCAACTCATTTTCGGAGCCATGTTCGTGATCGCTGGCGCCATTATGCTTTGGGCTTTCTCAGTTTTACAGGCTTGA
- a CDS encoding ribosome-associated protein (product_source=KO:K15034; cath_funfam=3.30.160.20; cog=COG1186; ko=KO:K15034; pfam=PF00472; superfamily=75620), producing MLRVTRDIIIDESDIDISFVRASGPGGQNVNKLSTAAQLRFDVSHINLAPDVLTRLRGLAGQRMTKDGVLVIHAQRFRTQERNRADAIDRLLELLREASVRPTPRRATKPTLGSKKRRLEGKKRRSDIKANRGSVRYD from the coding sequence ATGCTTAGGGTCACGCGCGATATCATCATCGATGAAAGCGATATCGACATCTCGTTCGTCCGCGCCTCTGGGCCGGGCGGGCAGAATGTCAACAAGCTGTCGACGGCTGCACAGCTGCGCTTTGACGTCAGCCACATCAACCTCGCCCCTGACGTGCTAACCCGGCTGCGTGGACTTGCCGGTCAACGGATGACCAAGGACGGCGTGCTCGTCATCCACGCGCAGCGCTTCCGCACCCAGGAGCGCAATCGCGCAGACGCCATCGACAGGCTGCTGGAGTTGCTGCGCGAAGCATCCGTGCGCCCGACGCCCCGCCGCGCCACCAAACCAACGCTGGGCTCCAAGAAACGGCGTCTTGAAGGCAAGAAGCGCCGCAGTGATATCAAGGCCAACCGCGGTTCGGTGCGATACGACTAA